In Humulus lupulus chromosome 6, drHumLupu1.1, whole genome shotgun sequence, a single genomic region encodes these proteins:
- the LOC133783790 gene encoding uridine kinase-like protein 3: protein MDKLRNGQAVDIPNYDFKSYKNNVFLPRRVNPSDVIILEGILIFHDPRVRELMNMKIFVDTDGDVRLARRIRRDTVEKNRDIGTVLDQVSNYSCNFVIILIAKRLYL from the exons ATGGATAAGTTGAGGAATGGGCAAGCAGTAGATATTCCAAACTATGACTTCAAGAGTTACAAAAACAATGTCTTCCTGCCTAGAAGG GTAAACCCTTCAGATGTGATAATTTTGGAAGGCATTCTCATTTTTCATGATCCCCGTGTTCGAGAGTTGATGAATATGAAGATATTTGTTGATACAg ATGGTGATGTTCGTTTAGCAAGGAGGATAAGGCGTGACACAGTAGAAAAAAACAGGGATATTGGTACAGTTCTTGATCAGGTTAGCAACTATTCATGTAATTTTGTAATCATTCTTATTGCCAAGAGATTATATCTTTGA
- the LOC133784694 gene encoding AT-hook motif nuclear-localized protein 23-like — protein sequence MMSLNVDDNDDDDDNNNFEPHSSGGFDLISGHHQNSDDMTSRCPRGRPPSSMNKPKSSMIITRESANTLQAHILEVGSCCNVFDFVATYAWKRQRGICLLSGSGTVTNITFRQLAAAGVVVTLHGRFEIISLSGSFLPSPAPPGATSLTVFLAGGQGQVVGGNVVGALIAAGPAIVIASSFTNVAYDSFFVTFYSFHVT from the exons ATGATG TCACTCAACGTCGATGACAATGACGATGACGACGACAACAACAACTTTGAACCCCACTCAAGTGGGGGCTTTGATCTCATCTCGGGTCATCATCAAAACTCCGATGATATGACCTCACGCTGCCCCAGAGGCCGACCACCTAGCTCGATGAACAAGCCAAAGTCATCGATGATCATCACACGAGAGAGCGCAAACACTCTCCAGGCCCACATCTTGGAGGTCGGAAGCTGCTGCAACGTCTTTGACTTTGTCGCCACCTATGCCTGGAAGCGGCAGCGTGGGATTTGTCTCCTCAGCGGAAGCGGCACCGTCACCAACATCACGTTTCGGCAGCTCGCCGCAGCTGGAGTCGTGGTGACCCTCCACGGAAGGTTCGAGATAATTTCCCTTTCAGGATCGTTCTTGCCCTCGCCTGCGCCACCGGGCGCCACCAGCCTCACTGTATTTTTGGCCGGTGGACAAGGTCAGGTGGTTGGTGGGAATGTTGTTGGAGCCTTAATTGCAGCCGGTCCGGCCATTGTGATAGCTTCCTCTTTCACGAACGTGGCATATGACTCATTTTTTGTTACATTTTACTCATTTCATGTTACGTAA
- the LOC133781653 gene encoding putative UDP-glucose flavonoid 3-O-glucosyltransferase 3 produces MDRKMKKGELVFIPFPDIGHIVPLLEMAKILVARDQRLSISILIMKFPGSEPTSQSYVQSLIASISVERIKFIKLSEAQNVDRTSSDPIQLITSFFENIKPHVRNAVKILTESFPGQPDSPTLAGIVVDMFCTTLVDVICEFGIPTYMFFTCGAGYLRLVSHLENLSTDQNKDITEYKDEPDAELVVKGFLNTVPVKVFPDVLLDKVLCPFAFSQHRNATKLNGILVNTFMELEYTIIDSLTKDNSIPPIYPVGPIISPNPSQGQKETEIVTWLDMQPPSSVVFLCFGSRGNFNGEQVKEIAMGLELCGVRFLWSLRKQGGQSTEPEEYTDFNEALPEGFLDRTAEIGKVIGWAPQMTVLAHSSVGGFVSHCGWNSILESLWYGVPMATWPVYAEQQLNAFELVKEFRLAVEIKLDYRSGLNVSGDVVMVKAEEIEVGIRKVMESDNDIRKRVKEMSEKGRKTLMEGGSSYSSLSRFIDDVILNIS; encoded by the coding sequence ATGGAtaggaaaatgaagaaaggagagCTAGTTTTCATTCCTTTTCCAGATATAGGCCACATCGTCCCATTATTGGAGATGGCAAAGATTCTTGTTGCTCGAGATCAGCGTCTCTCCATCTCAATCCTCATCATGAAATTCCCAGGATCCGAGCCCACCAGCCAATCCTACGTGCAATCTCTCATAGCCTCCATCTCCGTCGAACGCATCAAGTTCATCAAACTATCGGAAGCTCAGAACGTTGACCGCACCAGTTCTGATCCCATACAGTTGATCACTTCATTCTTTGAAAATATCAAACCCCACGTTCGAAACGCCGTCAAGATCCTCACTGAGTCTTTCCCGGGCCAACCCGACTCGCCAACGCTGGCCGGTATCGTCGTCGACATGTTCTGCACCACATTGGTTGACGTTATCTGCGAGTTTGGGATCCCAACCTACATGTTTTTCACGTGTGGGGCCGGCTATCTCCGACTCGTTTCTCATCTCGAAAACCTAAGTACCGACCAAAACAAAGATATTACCGAATATAAAGATGAGCCTGATGCAGAGCTTGTCGTTAAGGGTTTCCTAAACACGGTTCCGGTCAAGGTCTTCCCCGATGTGTTACTGGACAAGGTGTTGTGCCCCTTCGCTTTCAGTCAACACAGAAATGCGACAAAACTCAACGGTATTTTGGTAAATACGTTTATGGAGTTAGAGTACACCATCATTGATTCCTTAACTAAAGATAACTCGATCCCACCAATCTACCCAGTGGGACCCATAATAAGCCCTAACCCTAGCCAAGGCCAGAAAGAAACCGAAATCGTGACGTGGTTAGATATGCAACCTCCATCGTCAGTAGTGTTCCTGTGCTTCGGGAGCAGGGGAAACTTCAATGGGGAGCAAGTGAAAGAGATAGCCATGGGATTAGAGCTATGTGGGGTTCGGTTTCTGTGGTCCTTAAGGAAGCAAGGTGGTCAGTCAACTGAGCCAGAAGAGTACACGGATTTCAATGAAGCTCTTCCGGAGGGGTTTCTTGATCGAACGGCTGAGATTGGAAAGGTCATAGGGTGGGCTCCACAGATGACTGTGCTGGCTCACTCCTCAGTTGGAGGGTTCGTCTCCCATTGTGGTTGGAACTCAATCCTAGAGAGCTTGTGGTATGGGGTACCAATGGCGACGTGGCCTGTGTATGCCGAGCAACAACTCAACGCTTTCGAGCTAGTGAAGGAATTCAGATTAGCGGTGGAGATTAAATTGGACTACCGGAGTGGTTTGAACGTTTCTGGTGATGTTGTGATGGTGAAAGCTGAAGAAATTGAGGTTGGGATTCGAAAGGTGATGGAGTCTGACAATGATATTAGGAAGAGAGTGAAGGAAATGAGTGAGAAGGGTCGGAAAACCTTAATGGAAGGTGGGTCCTCATACTCTTCGTTGTCTCGTTTTATAGACGATGTGATTCTTAATATatcttaa